In Synergistaceae bacterium, one genomic interval encodes:
- the coaE gene encoding dephospho-CoA kinase (Dephospho-CoA kinase (CoaE) performs the final step in coenzyme A biosynthesis.): MAVTAVTGEIGAGKSTLSRILSRLMKCAVIDADKIAAEIWTRPDVIGIFADRWSSDILDADGNIIRPVIAQHIFTDDQEHKFCDSVIHPLVMAEIHRLTENIDAVAEIPLLPEAGRPEWVSRVIYTEADFVVRAERCRKSRGWSYDELRRREKFLLPKSERLAVCDYVIRTEGSLSDLRAQAVKLLQEIET; encoded by the coding sequence ATGGCGGTTACGGCGGTTACAGGGGAAATCGGAGCTGGTAAATCTACCCTTTCACGGATATTATCACGCCTCATGAAGTGCGCTGTGATTGACGCGGACAAAATCGCCGCTGAAATTTGGACTCGCCCGGACGTTATTGGGATTTTTGCTGACAGGTGGAGCAGTGATATTCTTGACGCTGACGGAAATATTATCCGGCCAGTAATCGCGCAGCACATTTTCACGGACGACCAAGAGCACAAATTCTGCGACTCTGTGATTCACCCGCTTGTGATGGCTGAGATTCACCGTCTCACAGAAAATATTGACGCTGTAGCCGAAATTCCCCTTTTGCCGGAAGCCGGGCGGCCTGAATGGGTTTCACGTGTGATTTATACTGAGGCTGATTTTGTCGTCAGGGCTGAAAGGTGCAGGAAGTCCCGCGGATGGAGCTATGACGAGCTGAGGCGGCGCGAGAAATTTTTACTCCCGAAAAGTGAAAGGCTTGCGGTTTGCGACTATGTTATACGGACAGAAGGCAGCCTGTCAGATTTGCGCGCTCAGGCTGTGAAGTTATTACAGGAGATTGAAACATGA
- the pepF gene encoding oligoendopeptidase F encodes MNNKNEVPERKDIPEKFRWNLEAIYPDFDAWQKSYDDTSAKVEALKDYAGKLGGGSATLLAFIKADEAVSLELERLYVYANMKSHEDLREAKPMELAGMAESLMVKYSAAVAFFEPEILALPHDYINDCIKNEHELTRYEFFFRKLLREREHILPHEQEILLAQAGEVMSTPSNAFTLLTDADMKFPDITDEDGNTSELTEERWYRFSRSRNRQVRHDAFMGVYGTYAKFKNAIAALYSGSVKGDIFTSQARKYASSLDMALFAENVPEDVYGHVVDTARKYSPSLHRLAALRKKVLGLSDFHFYDLNAPLTAEPETRIDFPEAVDIAVKALAPLGDEYIADFKRGISERWIDIYENKGKRKGAYSWGAYGTQPYVLLNYDGTIHDVFTLVHEMGHSMHSYYSRKTQPQVYADYTILLAEVASTTNEALLLEYLLRNSPSPENRKWLLSYYYDMVRATFFRQAMFAEFERETHSYAEGGGVLTPDYLCSLWEKLNADYYGPEMVIDTELCAEWARIPHFYTAFYVYKYVTGFTAANAFASSILSGEEKAVERYLRFLKSGGSDYSLNILRRAGVDLTSDEPFERTMKFFDERLDAWDK; translated from the coding sequence ATGAACAACAAAAACGAAGTTCCCGAAAGGAAAGACATTCCCGAAAAATTCAGATGGAATCTTGAGGCTATATACCCCGATTTTGACGCATGGCAGAAATCATACGATGACACGTCAGCAAAAGTTGAAGCCCTGAAGGATTACGCCGGGAAACTCGGCGGAGGGTCGGCGACTCTTCTTGCGTTCATTAAGGCAGATGAGGCAGTATCGCTTGAGCTTGAGCGGCTTTACGTCTACGCGAACATGAAGAGCCATGAAGACCTGCGCGAGGCAAAGCCTATGGAGCTTGCCGGGATGGCCGAGTCCCTCATGGTGAAATATTCTGCGGCTGTGGCGTTCTTTGAGCCGGAAATTTTAGCCCTCCCGCATGACTATATAAATGACTGCATAAAGAATGAGCATGAGCTTACCCGCTATGAATTTTTCTTCCGCAAGTTACTGCGCGAACGTGAGCATATTTTGCCGCATGAGCAGGAAATACTTTTAGCCCAAGCCGGGGAAGTCATGTCTACACCGTCAAACGCATTCACCCTCCTTACTGACGCGGATATGAAGTTCCCCGACATCACGGACGAGGACGGCAATACGTCAGAGCTTACAGAGGAAAGATGGTACAGGTTCAGCAGGAGCCGTAACAGGCAGGTGCGTCATGATGCCTTCATGGGTGTTTACGGGACTTACGCGAAATTCAAGAACGCAATCGCCGCGCTTTATTCCGGCTCGGTGAAGGGGGACATATTCACATCACAGGCGCGAAAGTACGCAAGCTCGCTCGACATGGCACTGTTCGCGGAGAATGTCCCGGAAGATGTTTACGGCCATGTTGTAGACACAGCCCGGAAATATTCGCCCTCACTGCACAGACTCGCAGCACTCCGCAAAAAAGTTTTGGGACTCAGCGATTTTCACTTCTACGACTTGAACGCGCCTTTGACCGCAGAGCCTGAGACGCGAATCGATTTCCCGGAAGCTGTTGACATTGCCGTGAAAGCATTAGCCCCGCTCGGTGATGAGTACATTGCTGACTTTAAGCGCGGGATTTCGGAGCGTTGGATCGACATTTACGAGAACAAGGGCAAACGCAAGGGCGCATATTCATGGGGTGCTTACGGTACACAGCCGTATGTTTTGCTGAACTATGACGGGACAATTCACGATGTCTTCACGCTCGTCCATGAGATGGGACACAGTATGCACAGCTATTATTCACGAAAGACTCAGCCGCAGGTTTACGCCGATTACACGATATTGCTGGCTGAAGTCGCGTCAACAACAAATGAAGCCCTGCTGTTAGAGTACCTTCTCAGAAATTCGCCCAGTCCCGAAAATCGGAAATGGCTTCTGAGCTACTATTATGACATGGTTCGGGCAACGTTCTTCCGTCAGGCAATGTTCGCGGAATTTGAGCGGGAGACTCACTCATACGCTGAGGGGGGCGGAGTCCTCACGCCGGATTATCTCTGCTCTTTGTGGGAGAAACTGAACGCGGACTATTACGGGCCGGAAATGGTGATTGACACGGAGCTTTGCGCGGAATGGGCGCGGATTCCTCACTTCTACACGGCGTTTTACGTGTATAAATATGTTACGGGGTTCACGGCGGCTAATGCGTTTGCGTCATCGATACTTTCAGGGGAGGAAAAAGCGGTAGAAAGATATTTGCGATTCCTCAAGAGCGGGGGAAGTGATTACAGCCTGAATATTT